Below is a genomic region from Streptomyces ferrugineus.
GGAGGCGTTCGCGTCCTTGCTGCGCAGGATGCCGTTGCCGGTGCCGTACAGCACGTGCCCGGAGTCGAAGGGATCGATGGCCAGGGCGGTCATCCAGTGCCCGGTGTGGGTGCCGACGTAAGGAGCGGCGGAGGCGTTGCGCACCGACTTGTCGGCCAGTGCCTTCCAGGTCGTGCCGCCGTCGGTGCTGCGGTAGATCTCGTCCTCGGGCCACCAGCGGCCCAGGGTGGTGACCATCACCGTGGAGGGCTTGCGCGGGTCGACGGCCAGACCGGAGAAGCCGTAGTCGCCCCGGGACGGGGAGATGTTCTTCCATGCCCCGCTGCCCGGCGTGTACTTCCACACCGAGCCCGCCGTCACGCCGTTGGGTCCGAGGTTGTTGGTGTACGTCAGGTACAGCGAGCCGTCACCGGACAGCACGCCGTGCTGCGGCAGTTGGCCGGTGGGCTGCCCGGGGACGGCCTGCCAGGTGCTGCCGCCGTCGGTGGAGCGGTACAGGGAGGTGGACCTGTCGGCGACGCCGACGTAGATCGTCTTGCTGCCGGCCGGGCCGTACGTCACGAAGGAGATGCCCGCGCCGCTGCTCGCCCCGTCCTTGATGGGGAACGAGGAGACCTGACTCCACGTCACGCCGTAGTCGGTGCTGCGCCACAGGCCGTTCTTGCGGGTGCCCAGCAGCAGGGTTCCGTGGTTCGCGGGGTCGACCACCAGCCGTTCGCCCGCCCCGCGGCCGTCCTCGTTGCCGCCCAGCTTGAACGGCAGATCGGTGCGCTTGAAGGTGCGGCCCCGGTCGGTGGAGCGCAGGATCGCGCCGTTGCCCGCCCAGTCGTTGGTGTAGGTGCCCGCCCCGAGGTAGAGCCGCTTGGGGTCGACGGGGTCGGTGGCCACCGAGTCGATGCCCAGCAGGTTCCAGTCCTTCTCACCGAGCCAGTCGGTCAGCGGGATCCACTGCTCGGCCGCGGTGTCCCAGCGGTAGGCGCCGCCCATGTCGGTGCGCGCGTACAGCAGGCCCTTCTCCCGCGGGTTGAACACCAGCCCGGTGACGTAACCGCCGCCCACGACCTGGGCGTTCTGCCACCTGTACGGTCCGGCCGCGGCCGTGGTCTGCGCCCCGCCGGTCCCGGCCGCCTGGGTCTGGGCCGTCTTCACCAGCTTCCACTGCTGGTTGGTGCCGCCGTGGCCCGGATACTGGATGACCGCCGCGCCCTGGGCCGTGGAGCCTCCGGAGACGTCCAGGACCTGGCCGCTCCGGCGGGAGGTGAAGGTGACGGCGTCGGAACCGCTCACATCGCTGATCCGCCACTCCTGGGAGGCGGCGGAGGTGTCGGTCTGCTGCTCGGCGGCGGCCGCCCGAGCGGTCGAATTGCCCGCTATCCCCAGCACTTTGCCGCTGTTGCGGTTCACCAGCTCGTAGTAGCCGTCCCCGGTGGGTCTCAGCCTCCACTGCTGGTTGGCGGTGTCCTGGTCGGTGTACTGCTGGATACGGGTGCCGTCGGCGGTGGAGAAGCTGCTGACGTCCAGCACCTTGCCGCTGCGTACGGAGACCAGACGGTAGTAGGCATCGCCGTCGACCGTAGCGGCCTGCGAGTCCTCCTGCGCGAACAGGAGATACGGCACGACCGCGGCGGGCACGCCGAGCAGCACAGCGGTGGCGGTCCAGCGACGGCGGTGCCGGCCGCGGCGCCCGCCGTTCGTGGGGTTGTTCATGGGGAGGCGTTCTCCTTGCATACTGTTCAACAGCGGAAAGCGGGATCCCGGCCCCGGAACTGGCCGGATCCGCTTCCTTGTCGTCACAGGTTCCGCACAGGTTGCCGCGAGTCGGGAACTTTTTCAGATCGCCTCGTGGCGCGGTGGGCGCTGATCCAGCCGGAGGAGGGTCCTCGCCCCTGATCCGGCGCCGGAACCGCGCCCGAGCGGCCCCGGATCAGTAGCCGTAGATCATCTTGTAGGCGACCTCCGGGAGGAACTGTCCGGCCGAGGAGCCGGCTCCGACGCCGCAGTTGCCGTCGGACTCGCCCGGGACCTTGATCCACAGGAGCATCTCGGCGCCTCCGCCCAGCTGGGTGGGGGTGCCGATGCGGCGGCCTGCGGGGTTGCACCACTGGCCGTTGGAGCCATTGCCGTTGCGGCTGGTGTCCACGACGAACGGCTTGGTGTAGCCGTACCGGGCGCCGAGTTCCCTGTTGACGGCGTTGCCGTACGCGGTGTTCTCGGCCGTGGTCAGGTAGTTGGAGACGTTGAGCGAGAAACCGTGGGCCTGCCGGAGGCCGGCTTCGTGCAGGCGCTGGGCCATGGTCGCCGCGCCCGCCCAGGCCGGGTTGCCGGCGTCGAGATAGACCCAGGTGTTGGGGGCCTGACGGTTGAACTCGGCGAGCGCTCCGGTCAGCATGGCCTCGCGTTCGTCGATCTGGGCCTGGTTCATACAGCCGTAGTCCCCGAGGGAGTCCGGTTCGAGGACGACGACGGCCGGGCGGCCCGCGATCCCGCCCGCGAACTGGGCGATCCAGCTCGCGTAGGCGGACGGCGAGGAGGCTCCTCCCGCGGAGTGCCCGCCGCAGTAGTCGCGGTTGTAGATGTTGTAGGCGACAAGGACGGGCAGCTTGTCCCGGGCGTCCGCGGCGCCCACGTACGCGCCGGTGGCGGTGCCGATGGTGCCGCTCCAGGAGCCGAACCAGCGGGCCGTCGGTGTGTTGGCGATGGAGGCGTTGATCGCTTGTGCCCGGCCGTCACCGGGGTTGGCGGCGACCCATCGCTTCGCGCTGGAGTCGGGGTCCGCGTAGAACCCGTTGGTCATGGTCGTGGGGTCCGCCGCGTGGGCGGACGGCGCGGCGGCGAGCGCCAGCGGCAGCGAGGAGAGCGCTGCCACCAGGGCGAGGAGTTTGCGGCGCATGACGGGTACCTCGGCTTTCTGACAGGGGTGCGTCCGAAGGTTGGCGGTGAGGATGGGGAGCGCTCCCACCGAGGAGGTGCTCCCCACAGCACAGTCGGTCAGCAGGTCGAGTTGGTCTGGGTCAGGAGGCCGAGCCGCCACGGGAGGAGGTTGTAGTCACCGCCCGCGTCGGGGTTCATGCCCTGGTAGAGGTACTGGAGCCGGCAGGCGGGGATGGTGAGTGTCTGGTCGTAGCCGGCACGGATCATCTCGCCGTGACTGACGTCGCGGGTCCAGGCGCCCGAGGGGAAGGTGACGTTGTCGGCCCGAGCGAACGGGTTGCTCTCGGACGCGGCCAGGGGAGTCCAGGAGCCGGCGAGACTGCCTGAGGTCCAGGAGCGGAAATAGCGTCGGCCGTCCGATCCGATGGCCTCGACGAGCAGCAGGTACTGGTCACTGCCCTGCACCTTGTACACGTTGCTCGCTTCGAACAAGGCGTACTTGGAGACCCAGTGGCCGTTGCCGATGTTCTGCTTGATGATGTCGGGGTTGGTGGAGTACGAGGCGTTGCCGGTCTGGTACACGAGGTACCACAGGCGTTGCGGCGCGTAGTAGAAGACCTGCGGA
It encodes:
- a CDS encoding RICIN domain-containing protein — translated: MNNPTNGGRRGRHRRRWTATAVLLGVPAAVVPYLLFAQEDSQAATVDGDAYYRLVSVRSGKVLDVSSFSTADGTRIQQYTDQDTANQQWRLRPTGDGYYELVNRNSGKVLGIAGNSTARAAAAEQQTDTSAASQEWRISDVSGSDAVTFTSRRSGQVLDVSGGSTAQGAAVIQYPGHGGTNQQWKLVKTAQTQAAGTGGAQTTAAAGPYRWQNAQVVGGGYVTGLVFNPREKGLLYARTDMGGAYRWDTAAEQWIPLTDWLGEKDWNLLGIDSVATDPVDPKRLYLGAGTYTNDWAGNGAILRSTDRGRTFKRTDLPFKLGGNEDGRGAGERLVVDPANHGTLLLGTRKNGLWRSTDYGVTWSQVSSFPIKDGASSGAGISFVTYGPAGSKTIYVGVADRSTSLYRSTDGGSTWQAVPGQPTGQLPQHGVLSGDGSLYLTYTNNLGPNGVTAGSVWKYTPGSGAWKNISPSRGDYGFSGLAVDPRKPSTVMVTTLGRWWPEDEIYRSTDGGTTWKALADKSVRNASAAPYVGTHTGHWMTALAIDPFDSGHVLYGTGNGILRSKDANASDSGGTSHWSMGARGLEETALLDAIAPPGGATVITSMGDQGGFRHDDLTKVPSGRLKNPMMTNSTDIDFAQSKPAMMVRVGRGGAQDGAYSTDGGVSWTGFKAEPVAGAQDGHVALAADGSTIVWTQAGQAPYRSTDKGSSWSRVNGLGTEAVVVADRSSARTFYSLSGGTLYASTDGGATFTARATGLPSGRLTAVPGIAGDLWIAGGGKGLLHSTDGGRSFTTLKSVQSASALGFGKAKPGTGYQALYLIGTVKDVTGVFRSTDKGATWLRVNDDAHQWGAIGGVGVITGDPDTYGRVYVGTNGRGLQYGDPS
- a CDS encoding glycoside hydrolase family 6 protein — encoded protein: MRRKLLALVAALSSLPLALAAAPSAHAADPTTMTNGFYADPDSSAKRWVAANPGDGRAQAINASIANTPTARWFGSWSGTIGTATGAYVGAADARDKLPVLVAYNIYNRDYCGGHSAGGASSPSAYASWIAQFAGGIAGRPAVVVLEPDSLGDYGCMNQAQIDEREAMLTGALAEFNRQAPNTWVYLDAGNPAWAGAATMAQRLHEAGLRQAHGFSLNVSNYLTTAENTAYGNAVNRELGARYGYTKPFVVDTSRNGNGSNGQWCNPAGRRIGTPTQLGGGAEMLLWIKVPGESDGNCGVGAGSSAGQFLPEVAYKMIYGY